One Augochlora pura isolate Apur16 chromosome 10, APUR_v2.2.1, whole genome shotgun sequence DNA window includes the following coding sequences:
- the LOC144475572 gene encoding uncharacterized protein LOC144475572, which translates to MFSLNNINAYIIILILYVILHTVETTQVLVKNDTRENLSSCSLPLTTLDFIYNFTKPDLENVWPCEVRFYWLSLQPFVNIVRFLLGYITPLIIILGVLLNIVSFMMLSTPILCESNLSLYLKALTLSDNGALIFNYAVGIAKSHFPFVNNLFMNSRFLCSLNSVTMEFFQFTSTWLVVALTWTRVFAIIFPFGIRGHCNNCSEVITIITLICTSFVISLTKLYSGGYETDSVFEFIPCQKKIKPWGSAMYFYIALSTWLPLLFIFVGNILLICHMRKTERIRCQLTQNFKQRANKTHHTSRILFVVSSVYLVLLLPLGIVETLELYWDVILIKEPASEPKKKAEYIHWLKEKMLLKWCRGLCFHVYHWNFAINFFLYYLTGEKFRNVVIQKTRHYKRVCSRHIDKCVSCPKYPMHTKSIQCSNVLLIKVITLSEHSINDSVSRQNNGITMTNI; encoded by the exons AtgttttcattaaacaatataaacgCGTACATTATAATACTGATATTATATGTGATATTGCATACTGTAGAAACTACTCAAGTTTTAGTGAAAAATGATACCAG AGAAAATCTATCGTCGTGTTCACTGCCATTAACAACTTTGGActtcatttacaatttcacGAAACCTGATTTAGAAAATGTGTGGCCATGTGAAGTACGTTTTTACTGGTTATCATTGCAACCGTTTGTTAATATTGTGCGTTTTTTGCTTGGATACATAACGCCGTTGATTATAATCCTTG GTGtgttattaaacattgtttcttTCATGATGCTAAGTACTCCTATACTTTGTGAATCAAATTTGTCACTTTACTTGAAAGCACTTACATTATCTGATAATGGAgctctaatttttaattatgctGTGGGTATTGCAAAGTCTCATTTTCCATTCGTCAATAATCTCTTCATG aatagcAGATTTCTGTGCAGTCTGAATTCCGTTACTATggaattctttcaatttacaTCAACTTGGCTCGTTGTAGCACTCACATGGACACGAGTCTTTGCTATCATTTTCCCTTTTGGTATACGTGGTCATTGCAATAATTGTTCTGAAGTGATAactataattactttaatatgcACCAGTTTTGTAATATCATTAACAAAACTTTATTCTGGAG GATATGAAACAGACAGTGTATTTGAATTCATACCATGTCAGAAAAAAATCAAACCATGGGGTAGTGCCATGTATTTTTACATAGCTTTATCAACGTGGCTACCTCTACTGTTCATATTTGTTGGGAATATTTTGCTTATTTGCCATATGAGAAAAACTGAAAGAATTCGTTGCCAACTAACTC aaaatttcaaacagaGAGCAAACAAAACGCATCACACGTCTAGAATACTGTTTGTAGTATCATCTGTTTATTTAGTGCTATTACTGCCTCTGGGCATTGTTGAAACCTTGGAACTTTATTGGGATGTAATTCTGATCAAAGAACCTGCTTCTGAACCAAAGAAGAAAGCTGAGTATATACATTG GTTGAAGGagaaaatgttattgaaaTGGTGTCGCGGTTTGTGCTTTCACGTATACCATTggaattttgcaattaacttTTTCTTGTATTACCTCACAGGTGAAAAGTTTAGGAACGTTGTGATACAAAAAACGCGGCACTACAAACGGGTATGTTCTAGACACATAGATAAATGTGTTTCTTGTCCAAAATACCCTATGCACACAAAATCTATCCAATGTTCAAATGTATTACTGATAAAAGTCATTACACTAAGCGAACATTCTATTAATGACAGTGTTTCTAGACAGAACAATGGTATTACCatgacaaatatataa
- the L(3)05822 gene encoding LOW QUALITY PROTEIN: SH3 domain-containing lethal (3) 05822 (The sequence of the model RefSeq protein was modified relative to this genomic sequence to represent the inferred CDS: deleted 1 base in 1 codon) has protein sequence MAANVRTEMRIPTRTAPRPPINTTAQRTAAWNSSNDIFTSAFSQQPVQKKKPPPRPPPPKFNKNYVQNQKDRLKKPARPRELLTSLFGKRRNDNRSSTIQLNSQIQNTLLHSETINGSVSLINLSPPESPTFTTRSSSDGLSIDSFGSDGNSNPSVFTSSGNTSQTESAFEDDFDFFGMSAKKATQNDPWQINSTSDPFGPIEVTNHNAFQPVKHVEHASFFAFNTDNCNQVPFSQACPKPIQSMPTIIRAKPPKPAAPKILQKKIGQQITQVEPEFNLFSKGTTGPSIKSMTLDLTQSWPADTKDSPSPPMPTIPPPAPPSEYFAKDSDLFANNSKEPFGIALYDFPEVLKDDLSFKEGDIIYLIRKVNDDWMEGRIGSRQGIFPINFIDIKVQLPGLPDNIVTAIYSFNGETSEDLTFDEGAKITVLSRVSQDWYYGECNGQKGQFPINYVNRIPCNIPPSH, from the exons atggCCGCAAACGTGAGAACAG AAATGCGAATCCCGACACGAACAGCTCCTCGTCCACCTATTAATACCACTGCACAAAGGACTGCTGCCTGGAACAGCTC aaatgatatttttacatcTGCCTTCTCACAACAACCGgttcag aaaaaaaaaccaccACCACGACCGCCACCACCAAAGTTTAACAAGAATTATGTACAAAACCAAAAGGATAGGTTGAAAAAGCcg GCTAGGCCAAGAGAACTTTTGACTAGTTTGTTTGGCAAGAGAAGAAATGACAACCGTTCAAGCACAATACAGTTAAATAGTCAAATACAGAATACATTATTGCACTCGGAAACCATAAATGGATCGGTCTCTTTGATAAATCTAAGTCCACCTGAATCTCCAACTTTTACAACTCGTTCAAGCAGTGATGGCCTTAGTATAGACAGTTTTGGCAGTGATGGCAATTCAAATCCATCGGTGTTCACAAGCAGTGGAAACACATCTCAAACAGAGAGTGCCTTTGAAgatgattttgatttttttggAATGTCTGCTAAAAAAGCAACACAAAATGATCCTTGGCAGATTAATTCGACATCAGATCCGTTTGGACCAATAGAAGTTACTAATCACAATGCATTTCAACCTGTGAAACATGTAGAACATGCATCCTTCTTTGCTTTCAATACAGATAATTGTAACCAAGTGCCTTTTAGTCAGGCCTGTCCAAAACCTATTCAGTCAATGCCGACTATTATTCGTGCAAAACCACCAAAACCAGCTGCaccaaaaattttacaaaagaaaataggACAGCAGATCACTCAGGTTGAACCTGAGTTTAATTTGTTCAGTAAAGGAACAACGGGACCTTCCATTAAATCAATGACATTAGATTTGACACAGTCATGGCCAGCAGATACTAAAGATAGTCCTTCACCACCAATGCCTACAATACCACCACCTGCACCTCCATcagaatattttgcaaaagatTCTGATCTTTTTGCAAACAATAGTAAAGAACCTTTTGGAATTGCACTGTATGATTTCCCAGAGGTACTTAAGGATGATTTATCTTTCAAAGAAggagatataatatatttaataaggaAAGTAAATGATGACTGGATGGAGGGTAGAATAGGAAGTAGACAAGGAATATttccaatcaattttatcgatatcAAAGTACAATTACCCGGATTACCAGACAATATTGTTACTGCTATTTATTCTTTCAACGGTGAAACATCAGAAGATTTAACATTCGAT GAAGGTGCaaaaattactgttttatcaaGGGTATCACAAGATTGGTATTACGGTGAGTGTAATGGTCAGAAAGGACAATTTCCAATAAACTACGTAAACAGAATCCCATGCAATATTCCCCCATCACATTAA